A DNA window from Alkalibacter saccharofermentans DSM 14828 contains the following coding sequences:
- a CDS encoding universal stress protein codes for MKKILIPIDGSEFSERALEKAKEIATSCGSDIVLLNVKDRQVPFDVGTIMESGTTIKHLIDSSASKAEEIISGANEALKGFGGQIENVILEGKPSDAIISYLKKNKVDLVVMGSHGISGGVQSVMLGSVASKVLHHVDVPIMIVK; via the coding sequence ATGAAAAAGATACTTATTCCCATAGACGGATCCGAGTTTTCTGAAAGAGCCTTGGAAAAAGCAAAAGAAATCGCCACTTCATGCGGAAGCGACATCGTACTTTTAAACGTAAAGGACAGACAGGTGCCTTTCGATGTGGGAACGATTATGGAGTCGGGAACTACAATAAAACACCTGATCGACTCCAGCGCCTCGAAAGCAGAAGAAATAATTTCTGGTGCAAATGAAGCATTAAAAGGCTTTGGTGGGCAAATAGAAAACGTGATTTTAGAGGGCAAGCCTTCTGACGCTATAATTAGTTATTTGAAAAAAAACAAAGTAGACCTTGTTGTCATGGGTTCTCACGGAATAAGCGGTGGAGTGCAAAGCGTAATGCTGGGAAGCGTTGCAAGCAAAGTGCTGCACCATGTAGATGTACCTATTATGATAGTAAAATAA
- a CDS encoding helix-turn-helix domain-containing protein, whose translation MEKAKGICELICITTKVDAALLNKKGFVEYLWTIYSTPEVFKKVIEIDYMDIQKRCIDNPPYNYVVYSGPMKLSYIGFPVSDSLEHVATLVVGPFLSEMPTQNMIENIIVTNKLKKNNYRELKDSYNSLIVKDDKEIKALGNIIVNLCIGTLIESKATIIKGDLDSDFTIDIEENKLDLAKLIEDGHKGRAVLLHLIEKGASEEIDEMFNKKVFIEGIKSLDILKRVPNNPLRAMKNIMLSHNSLFGWAAEQGGLNAIYVHSMTERYAFVIERLNNVSELGELHQEMIVEYCKAVRASKDQGYGVIVKKAIDYIDINYKVNFEISDISKSLNINESHLMRQVKKETGCTIKELINLKRVEKAKYLLKYTNQSILNIAYSVGYNDPSYFSRVFKNLVEVTPREYKKNKILYND comes from the coding sequence ATGGAAAAAGCAAAAGGTATTTGTGAATTGATTTGCATTACTACGAAAGTTGACGCTGCGTTATTGAATAAGAAAGGTTTTGTGGAATATTTATGGACAATCTATTCCACGCCGGAAGTGTTTAAAAAAGTTATTGAAATTGACTATATGGATATACAAAAAAGATGCATCGATAATCCCCCATATAATTATGTAGTATATTCCGGGCCGATGAAATTGAGCTATATAGGATTTCCTGTTAGCGATAGTTTGGAGCATGTAGCCACATTGGTAGTGGGACCATTTTTAAGTGAAATGCCAACTCAGAACATGATTGAAAACATAATTGTGACAAATAAGCTTAAGAAAAATAATTATAGAGAACTAAAAGACAGTTACAATTCTCTAATAGTAAAGGATGACAAAGAAATTAAGGCCTTGGGAAATATAATAGTAAACCTTTGTATAGGAACATTAATTGAGAGCAAAGCCACGATTATCAAAGGCGATTTAGACAGTGATTTTACAATAGACATAGAAGAAAACAAGCTGGACCTGGCTAAGCTAATAGAGGATGGACACAAAGGGAGAGCTGTTTTGCTGCATTTGATAGAAAAAGGAGCTTCTGAAGAAATCGATGAAATGTTCAATAAAAAAGTATTTATTGAGGGAATAAAATCTTTGGATATATTAAAGAGAGTTCCAAACAATCCCCTAAGGGCAATGAAAAACATAATGCTATCTCATAACTCTTTATTTGGTTGGGCTGCCGAGCAAGGAGGCTTGAATGCAATATATGTGCATTCCATGACTGAAAGATATGCCTTTGTCATAGAAAGACTTAACAATGTGAGTGAACTGGGAGAGCTCCATCAGGAAATGATCGTGGAATATTGCAAAGCGGTTAGAGCCAGCAAAGATCAAGGATATGGAGTTATTGTAAAAAAAGCGATTGACTATATTGATATAAACTATAAAGTAAATTTCGAGATATCTGATATTTCAAAAAGTTTGAATATCAACGAGTCGCACTTGATGCGTCAAGTAAAAAAAGAAACAGGCTGCACGATTAAGGAGCTGATCAATCTAAAGAGAGTTGAAAAAGCAAAGTACCTATTAAAATACACGAATCAGTCGATATTAAATATTGCCTACTCAGTAGGTTACAATGACCCTTCCTACTTTTCCAGAGTATTTAAAAATCTTGTCGAAGTCACCCCGAGAGAATATAAAAAAAACAAAATATTATACAATGATTAA
- a CDS encoding AraC family transcriptional regulator, whose product MKKDSARQHMTRQHMLSSNYEIYHYMDKTIRNVKLHHHDFYEIYFFISGDVEYYIEGEIYKLKPGDLVLINTTELHQAQINKCDKNYERIVLWINKEFLKGLSSDNTDIANCFESEDKKTIINIDFDIQRDIESLFHKLLELDKFKGIGKDLLSDAYMTELMVKINNLAVDEKQVYDNETKKSALIDDMIGYIEDNICDELTIDFLAEKFYLSKYHLSREFKKYTNVSIHKFIKLKRLIQAKEHILQNESITDVYIKCGFGDYSNFFRAFKQEYGITPKQFYKIMKNKDA is encoded by the coding sequence GTGAAAAAGGATTCGGCTCGACAACATATGACCAGACAGCACATGTTAAGCAGCAATTACGAGATATACCACTACATGGACAAAACTATACGAAACGTGAAACTGCATCATCATGATTTTTATGAAATCTACTTCTTTATATCTGGGGATGTGGAGTATTACATTGAAGGGGAAATATACAAATTAAAACCGGGAGACCTGGTTTTAATAAATACTACCGAACTCCACCAGGCTCAAATCAACAAATGCGACAAGAACTATGAAAGAATAGTACTTTGGATAAACAAAGAGTTTCTTAAAGGCTTGTCATCAGATAACACCGATATAGCAAATTGCTTTGAGTCTGAGGATAAAAAGACTATAATCAATATCGATTTTGACATTCAAAGAGACATAGAAAGTCTTTTTCACAAGCTTCTTGAGCTTGATAAGTTTAAAGGAATAGGAAAAGACCTTCTTTCAGATGCATATATGACAGAGTTGATGGTAAAAATCAATAACCTTGCTGTGGACGAAAAACAAGTCTACGACAACGAAACGAAAAAGAGCGCATTGATAGACGATATGATAGGTTATATAGAAGATAACATCTGTGATGAGCTTACTATTGATTTTCTTGCTGAAAAGTTCTATTTGAGCAAGTATCATTTATCAAGGGAGTTTAAAAAGTACACTAACGTTTCAATCCACAAGTTCATCAAGCTAAAAAGGCTGATACAAGCAAAGGAACATATATTGCAAAACGAGTCAATAACCGACGTCTACATTAAGTGTGGGTTTGGTGATTATTCAAATTTCTTTAGGGCTTTCAAGCAAGAATACGGAATAACACCTAAACAGTTCTACAAAATCATGAAAAATAAAGATGCTTAA
- a CDS encoding sugar phosphate isomerase/epimerase family protein, whose translation MHKELMISGFSDEISNDFDEQLKSVAQIGMEYISLRGVDGKNIGEHTLEGIKESILPRLKKAGIKVSSIGSPIGKVEVSDEEGFEKQKKVLETLCKACKELGCSYIRVFSFYIPEGEDPNKYRETVIRKIKEFAKIAEKHQVVLLHENEKDIFGDTSARCKALFDEVNSSAFRGIFDFANFVQCGEDTKKCYDMLREYIDYIHIKDAVYTDSENVLCGTGDGKIPELLAEFINSGYKGFLTLEPHLVLFDSLKDLEIKDAQEVIKAKSDMTNYEGFKLQHDTLIGILNDIL comes from the coding sequence GTGCATAAAGAGTTAATGATTTCGGGCTTTTCTGATGAGATATCAAACGATTTTGACGAACAGCTTAAAAGCGTCGCACAAATAGGCATGGAGTATATCTCATTAAGGGGAGTGGACGGAAAAAATATCGGAGAGCATACCTTGGAGGGAATAAAAGAATCCATCCTTCCAAGACTTAAAAAAGCAGGTATTAAAGTTTCATCCATAGGATCTCCAATTGGTAAAGTGGAAGTGTCGGATGAAGAAGGATTTGAAAAGCAAAAAAAGGTCCTTGAGACTTTGTGCAAGGCATGTAAAGAGCTAGGCTGCAGCTACATCAGAGTATTTAGCTTCTATATTCCTGAAGGGGAAGATCCTAATAAGTACAGAGAAACAGTAATAAGAAAAATAAAAGAGTTTGCTAAAATTGCAGAAAAACACCAGGTTGTACTGCTTCACGAAAATGAAAAGGATATATTCGGAGATACGTCGGCAAGGTGCAAAGCTCTATTTGACGAAGTCAACTCTTCGGCATTTAGAGGTATATTTGATTTTGCGAACTTTGTCCAGTGCGGCGAAGATACAAAAAAATGTTACGATATGTTAAGAGAATATATAGACTACATTCACATCAAAGATGCAGTTTATACAGACAGCGAAAACGTGCTCTGTGGAACTGGGGATGGGAAAATCCCAGAGCTTTTGGCAGAGTTTATAAATAGCGGCTACAAGGGTTTTTTGACATTGGAGCCTCATCTGGTTTTGTTTGATTCTCTTAAAGACCTTGAAATAAAGGATGCTCAAGAGGTGATAAAAGCAAAAAGCGATATGACAAATTATGAAGGCTTCAAGCTTCAACACGATACCCTCATAGGGATACTAAATGATATTCTATGA
- a CDS encoding MFS transporter has protein sequence METKKNQVVHNQAKTWQIALFALNNTATNLYMFAFMFIAYYATGVAGLFVVAVSSVLTFMRVWDGFTDPIIGFIIDRTKTKFGKFRPFMVLGNVVLAILTLVIFRTTHLVPEGFRFIYFVLMYGIYIIGYSFQTTCTRAAQTALTNDPKQRPMFSLFDALYNSALFIGLQNFVAVYLVPKHGGFTLSFFNEFTVIAIITSAVFTVLAVIAISSKDVEENWGIPGDKPVKFKEYWPILKGNRPLQMLVVSAATDKLAMTTRQNAVVGVIIYGILMSNYALSGQLMLITTPVTIIITFMGIGYARKMGIKKAYVLATWVCIALSAIFFIFLRAIDMTTISLVNFNVNTFLFLALLSLITGVSAVGGNIVIPMIADCSDYETYKSGRYIPGMIGTIFSFVDKLVSSLSATFVGFTVALIGFRDAFPEVDTPASPGLFWVGMFLFIGLPVMGWLASLVAMKFYELDGERMVEIQQSIHDKKMEAGLNN, from the coding sequence ATGGAAACCAAGAAAAACCAAGTAGTTCACAACCAGGCGAAAACGTGGCAAATCGCACTGTTTGCATTAAACAATACGGCCACAAACCTTTATATGTTCGCATTTATGTTTATAGCATACTACGCAACTGGGGTAGCGGGATTATTCGTCGTCGCAGTCAGCAGCGTATTGACATTCATGAGGGTGTGGGACGGATTTACCGATCCAATCATAGGCTTTATTATCGACAGAACAAAAACCAAGTTTGGAAAGTTTAGACCCTTTATGGTTCTGGGAAATGTCGTTTTAGCAATTTTGACCCTAGTGATATTCAGAACCACCCACTTGGTTCCTGAAGGATTTAGATTCATATACTTCGTGCTCATGTACGGTATATATATCATAGGATATTCATTCCAGACAACGTGTACGAGAGCGGCTCAGACCGCCCTTACGAATGATCCTAAACAAAGACCTATGTTTTCATTATTTGACGCACTTTATAACTCGGCACTTTTCATCGGACTTCAGAATTTTGTAGCAGTATACTTGGTTCCCAAGCACGGTGGCTTTACATTAAGCTTTTTTAATGAATTTACAGTAATCGCTATCATTACATCAGCGGTATTCACAGTACTTGCAGTAATAGCCATATCATCTAAGGACGTGGAAGAAAACTGGGGAATCCCGGGAGACAAGCCTGTTAAATTCAAAGAGTACTGGCCTATATTAAAAGGAAACAGACCTCTTCAGATGCTAGTTGTTTCTGCTGCCACGGATAAACTGGCCATGACCACAAGACAAAATGCAGTGGTAGGTGTAATCATTTACGGAATATTAATGAGCAATTACGCTCTGTCAGGACAGTTGATGCTAATAACCACACCAGTTACCATTATAATTACATTCATGGGAATTGGATACGCTAGGAAAATGGGAATCAAAAAAGCTTACGTGCTGGCAACTTGGGTTTGCATCGCACTAAGCGCCATATTCTTCATATTCTTAAGAGCGATAGACATGACGACAATATCACTTGTAAACTTCAACGTAAATACGTTTTTATTCCTGGCACTGCTATCGCTTATAACAGGAGTATCGGCAGTTGGCGGAAACATCGTAATACCGATGATTGCAGACTGTTCTGACTATGAGACGTACAAATCGGGAAGATACATACCGGGCATGATAGGAACAATATTTAGCTTCGTAGATAAGCTTGTATCTTCTCTATCAGCAACTTTTGTAGGATTTACAGTAGCCTTGATAGGATTTAGAGATGCATTTCCGGAAGTTGATACACCTGCTTCACCAGGGCTTTTCTGGGTTGGCATGTTCCTGTTCATCGGGCTTCCTGTAATGGGATGGCTTGCATCCCTTGTAGCTATGAAGTTCTATGAGCTGGATGGAGAAAGAATGGTAGAAATCCAGCAATCGATCCACGATAAGAAAATGGAAGCTGGACTTAACAACTGA
- a CDS encoding sugar phosphate isomerase/epimerase family protein, with protein MNKGLIGVQMMMLKEKVEEMGVRNVMEKLSSMGYHCVEVSQIPMTPENVENLKKSCQEFDIKIAALSASIEPMFPGMPGEYLSTDFDKIVSDCKTLGCSFLRIGMLPMTLMGSREKALEFVKIADGYGKKLAEHGIKLYYHNHHVEFERYEGETLLEIIKNNTEYLGFELDVHWIQRGGMDPVEVIKSFDGRVTLLHLKDYRIGKLEIDFSKGFDMKEFMAKFTGVVEFAEVGEGNLDMPGIIQAGLESGSKYFLIEQDDQYGKDPFDCLKTSRDNLIKMGYEDWFKLD; from the coding sequence ATGAATAAAGGATTGATAGGCGTTCAAATGATGATGCTCAAGGAAAAAGTCGAGGAGATGGGCGTACGAAACGTAATGGAAAAACTAAGCAGCATGGGATATCATTGCGTCGAAGTAAGCCAGATACCCATGACGCCCGAAAACGTTGAGAATCTAAAAAAATCCTGCCAGGAATTTGACATAAAGATTGCAGCCTTATCTGCGTCTATAGAGCCGATGTTTCCTGGAATGCCTGGGGAGTATTTGTCTACGGATTTTGACAAGATAGTTTCTGATTGCAAGACCTTAGGCTGCAGCTTCTTAAGGATAGGGATGCTTCCTATGACGCTCATGGGAAGCCGTGAAAAGGCTCTGGAATTTGTAAAGATAGCCGATGGTTATGGCAAAAAGCTTGCGGAGCATGGAATCAAGCTTTATTACCACAACCACCACGTGGAGTTTGAAAGATACGAAGGGGAGACTCTCCTAGAAATAATAAAGAACAATACTGAATATCTAGGATTTGAACTTGACGTTCACTGGATCCAAAGAGGTGGAATGGATCCTGTAGAGGTCATAAAAAGCTTCGATGGAAGAGTGACCCTTCTACATTTAAAAGACTACAGGATAGGCAAGCTTGAAATCGACTTTTCAAAAGGGTTTGATATGAAGGAGTTTATGGCTAAATTTACAGGTGTGGTAGAATTTGCAGAAGTAGGAGAAGGAAATTTGGATATGCCAGGGATAATCCAGGCTGGACTTGAAAGCGGCAGCAAGTATTTCCTCATCGAACAAGATGACCAGTACGGAAAAGATCCCTTTGACTGCCTGAAGACGTCAAGAGACAACCTGATCAAGATGGGTTATGAAGACTGGTTCAAATTGGACTGA
- a CDS encoding Gfo/Idh/MocA family protein, whose product MIRTGIIGMGDIAPIHIEALNKTKNVKIIAACDIDESKKAVFKEAAFYTDYKEMMEKEELDCVHICLPHHLHVPVSVYCVEKGLNVFMEKPLGLNIDDCKDILEAANNSQAKLGICLQNRVNETTEKLMEIARSKNYGEIKGIKGLVAWHRPKSYFDEKPWRGKLETAGGGVMINQGIHTLDIMQLIGGEIEWVKGSVSSLLDYRVEVEDTAVANIKFKNGASGMFFSTNANIENSSIEIEVLFEKARFTIKGDRLYRTDNDKLDLLAENTKLPGSKFYYGASHKKLINKFYKAIEEDSDDYIKIEEGIDAMKLIEAIKRSSSENKEIKLEELT is encoded by the coding sequence ATGATTAGGACAGGGATTATCGGTATGGGAGATATAGCTCCAATACACATTGAAGCTCTTAACAAAACCAAAAATGTCAAAATAATCGCCGCATGCGATATAGATGAAAGCAAGAAGGCGGTATTTAAAGAAGCTGCATTTTACACCGACTACAAGGAAATGATGGAAAAGGAAGAGCTAGACTGCGTACATATCTGTCTTCCTCATCACTTGCATGTGCCTGTATCTGTTTACTGCGTAGAAAAAGGCCTTAACGTCTTCATGGAAAAGCCCCTGGGGCTTAATATCGATGATTGCAAAGATATACTTGAGGCTGCCAATAATAGCCAAGCAAAACTAGGGATATGCCTTCAAAATCGTGTGAACGAAACCACCGAAAAGCTAATGGAAATCGCACGTTCTAAAAACTACGGAGAGATAAAAGGAATCAAAGGACTGGTGGCATGGCACAGGCCAAAATCCTACTTTGATGAAAAGCCTTGGCGAGGCAAACTCGAAACTGCCGGAGGGGGAGTCATGATCAACCAAGGGATACATACCCTTGACATCATGCAGCTGATCGGCGGCGAGATTGAGTGGGTTAAGGGTAGCGTATCGAGTCTTTTAGACTATAGAGTTGAAGTTGAAGATACGGCAGTAGCTAATATAAAATTTAAAAACGGTGCGAGTGGGATGTTTTTTTCAACCAATGCAAACATAGAAAATTCAAGCATCGAAATCGAAGTTTTGTTTGAAAAGGCAAGATTTACCATAAAGGGAGATAGGCTTTATAGGACAGACAATGATAAGCTGGATTTGTTAGCTGAAAACACAAAGCTGCCGGGATCGAAATTCTACTACGGTGCCAGCCATAAAAAGCTGATAAATAAGTTTTACAAAGCAATCGAAGAAGATAGTGATGACTACATAAAAATAGAAGAAGGCATAGATGCCATGAAGCTTATAGAAGCTATTAAGCGATCTTCAAGTGAAAACAAAGAGATAAAATTGGAGGAACTTACATGA
- a CDS encoding ChbG/HpnK family deacetylase, with product MQMNPTLKKMGFSEKDKVAIIHADDVGLNLSSIDAFLELVAFGTISCGSAMAPCSWFPEVAKVYKENPNLDIGLHLGLNCEYPTYRWRPISTMDSSCGFIDENGYFKQNAQEVMSTADPEAAAIEIKAQIDLAHKLGLNPTHVDPHAATLMSPTLIDAYIDIPLKEGILPVLMNFDRTMGASFMAKDILKDKQHLPEEQKNQIRDRVVQMVENVFKKVDEFKEKNIPCVDNVTGLPVNDVYDIDDRIDLAKKIISSFPEGKLTHFAFHPLKDTAESRGLNRFSEGRIGDFKTFMSPEIKNHLKNEGIQVIGYREILKFL from the coding sequence ATGCAAATGAATCCGACACTTAAAAAAATGGGCTTTTCAGAAAAAGACAAAGTTGCAATTATACACGCTGACGATGTAGGCTTAAATTTATCTTCAATCGATGCTTTTTTGGAATTAGTAGCTTTTGGAACAATTTCCTGTGGGTCTGCCATGGCTCCCTGTTCATGGTTTCCGGAAGTCGCTAAGGTTTATAAAGAAAACCCCAACTTAGACATCGGCCTGCACCTTGGCCTAAACTGCGAATACCCTACTTATCGATGGCGTCCTATCTCTACAATGGATTCATCCTGTGGTTTTATTGATGAGAATGGTTATTTCAAGCAAAATGCACAGGAGGTCATGAGCACTGCAGACCCAGAAGCCGCTGCTATTGAAATCAAGGCTCAGATAGATCTAGCTCACAAACTGGGACTTAATCCAACGCACGTTGATCCGCATGCGGCTACACTGATGTCTCCAACGCTGATCGATGCCTATATAGACATCCCGCTAAAAGAAGGCATACTTCCGGTTTTGATGAATTTTGACCGCACAATGGGAGCTTCGTTTATGGCTAAGGATATCCTTAAGGACAAACAGCATTTACCAGAAGAACAAAAAAACCAAATTCGCGATAGGGTTGTGCAGATGGTTGAAAATGTCTTTAAAAAAGTAGATGAATTCAAAGAAAAGAACATCCCCTGTGTGGATAACGTAACTGGCCTTCCCGTTAATGATGTATACGATATAGATGACAGAATTGATCTGGCCAAAAAAATCATCTCGTCATTCCCAGAAGGAAAGCTTACACATTTCGCTTTTCATCCACTCAAGGATACCGCAGAGTCTCGTGGATTAAACAGATTCTCCGAAGGAAGAATTGGAGACTTTAAAACCTTCATGAGCCCTGAAATCAAAAACCATCTTAAAAATGAGGGCATTCAGGTAATAGGCTATAGAGAAATATTAAAATTTTTATAA
- a CDS encoding Gfo/Idh/MocA family protein, with the protein MKKVRVGLIGIGAQGGAYAAFLTGKPGFGGIIAEKPEHMELGALCDIDSEVEKKCAKEFPEVAFYGDYKEMIESGKIDAIITTVPHYLHTEMAIYALSKGIHVLGEKPAGVYTKQVKEMNDYADTKPDLVFGIMFNQRTNKLYQKIKEIVDSKELGEIRRTNWIINSWWRPQTYYDQSSWRATWGGEGGGVLVNQAPHQLDLWQWICGMPKKVYANVKYGSHRDIGVENDVTAVVDYGNCATGTFVTCTHDPIGTDRFEIDFDNGKIVVEDSKKATIYRLTKSEKEMNETMSMMDVAMLVQGRGEGKLFDEEVIENTDGWGVQHVTVMEDFAKAIVHGTPLLAPGSEGIKGVELANAILLSGWLGKEVEIPVDQELYLDELNKRIEEEGKFPTRG; encoded by the coding sequence ATGAAAAAAGTTAGAGTAGGTTTAATCGGAATAGGTGCTCAAGGTGGTGCGTATGCGGCGTTTTTGACAGGAAAGCCGGGATTTGGAGGCATAATTGCCGAGAAGCCTGAGCATATGGAGTTGGGAGCGTTATGCGACATAGACTCAGAAGTCGAAAAAAAGTGTGCAAAAGAATTCCCTGAAGTAGCATTTTATGGTGATTACAAGGAGATGATCGAAAGCGGCAAAATAGATGCAATTATTACGACTGTACCCCATTATCTGCACACGGAAATGGCTATTTATGCTCTAAGCAAGGGAATCCATGTTCTTGGAGAAAAGCCGGCTGGAGTATACACAAAGCAAGTAAAAGAGATGAATGATTATGCTGACACAAAGCCGGATCTTGTCTTTGGGATAATGTTTAATCAGAGGACAAATAAACTCTATCAAAAGATAAAAGAAATAGTAGACAGCAAAGAGCTTGGAGAGATAAGAAGAACCAACTGGATCATAAACAGCTGGTGGAGACCCCAGACTTATTATGATCAAAGCAGCTGGAGAGCCACTTGGGGCGGAGAAGGCGGAGGAGTCTTAGTAAATCAGGCACCTCATCAGCTTGACCTTTGGCAGTGGATCTGCGGTATGCCTAAAAAGGTTTATGCCAACGTAAAGTATGGAAGCCACAGAGATATTGGGGTAGAAAATGACGTTACTGCTGTTGTGGACTACGGAAACTGTGCTACAGGAACATTTGTAACATGCACCCATGACCCGATTGGAACCGACCGATTTGAAATAGATTTCGACAATGGAAAGATAGTGGTTGAAGACAGCAAGAAAGCCACGATTTATAGACTCACTAAAAGTGAAAAAGAAATGAATGAAACCATGAGCATGATGGATGTAGCTATGCTTGTGCAAGGAAGAGGAGAAGGCAAGCTCTTTGATGAAGAAGTGATAGAAAATACCGATGGCTGGGGAGTTCAACATGTAACTGTAATGGAAGACTTTGCAAAAGCGATTGTCCATGGAACGCCTCTTTTAGCACCGGGAAGCGAAGGAATCAAAGGAGTGGAGCTTGCAAATGCCATACTTCTATCAGGTTGGCTAGGCAAGGAAGTTGAAATCCCGGTAGATCAAGAGCTCTATTTAGACGAGCTTAACAAGAGGATCGAAGAAGAGGGCAAGTTTCCAACCAGAGGGTAG